One Pullulanibacillus sp. KACC 23026 DNA segment encodes these proteins:
- a CDS encoding Gfo/Idh/MocA family oxidoreductase, translating to MTRKVKVGIIGCGGIANGKHLPSLSRLEQVELVAFCDIEVEKALKASEKYGTSDAAVYKDYGELLKDSSIEVVHVCTPNASHAEITVAALEAGKHVMCEKPMAINSEEAKLMVEAAKRTGKKLTIGYQNRFRQDSQYLKKVCEQGDLGEVYYAKAHAIRRRAVPTWGVFLDEEQQGGGPLIDIGTHALDLTLWMMNNYKPKAVMGSTFHKLSQNKEAANAWGPWDPEKFTVEDSAFGFVTMENGATIVLESSWALNTLDEGEAKCSLSGTKAGADMRDGLRINGEAFGKLYTKQIALGAGGVAFYDGNVESDADMEARLWIEAVVNDTEPLVKPEQALVVTQILEAIYESSKTGKAVYF from the coding sequence CATTCTGTGATATAGAAGTGGAGAAAGCTCTAAAGGCGAGTGAAAAATATGGGACAAGCGATGCGGCTGTTTACAAGGACTATGGAGAGTTGCTTAAAGATAGCTCGATAGAAGTGGTTCATGTGTGTACACCAAATGCTTCACACGCTGAAATTACGGTTGCGGCACTTGAAGCGGGTAAGCATGTCATGTGTGAGAAGCCAATGGCTATTAATTCTGAGGAAGCTAAGCTAATGGTTGAAGCTGCAAAGCGAACGGGAAAGAAGTTGACAATCGGTTACCAAAACCGCTTCCGTCAAGATAGTCAGTATCTCAAAAAGGTTTGCGAGCAAGGGGATTTAGGCGAGGTTTACTATGCTAAGGCCCATGCCATTCGCAGACGTGCTGTTCCGACCTGGGGTGTTTTCTTAGATGAAGAGCAGCAAGGCGGCGGACCGCTAATCGATATCGGGACCCATGCGCTTGATTTAACGCTTTGGATGATGAACAATTATAAGCCAAAGGCGGTCATGGGCTCGACCTTCCATAAGCTTTCTCAAAACAAGGAGGCAGCCAATGCTTGGGGACCTTGGGATCCTGAAAAATTTACGGTTGAGGATTCTGCTTTTGGTTTTGTAACGATGGAAAACGGGGCAACGATCGTCCTGGAATCCAGTTGGGCGCTCAATACGCTTGATGAAGGTGAGGCAAAGTGCTCACTCAGCGGGACGAAAGCAGGGGCGGATATGCGGGACGGCTTGCGCATTAACGGGGAAGCGTTTGGAAAATTATACACCAAGCAGATCGCTTTAGGTGCAGGCGGTGTTGCTTTCTATGATGGAAATGTAGAATCGGACGCGGATATGGAGGCACGCTTGTGGATTGAGGCAGTCGTCAATGACACAGAGCCATTAGTCAAACCGGAACAAGCACTTGTTGTCACACAAATTTTAGAAGCCATCTATGAATCTTCTAAAACAGGCAAGGCAGTTTATTTCTAA
- a CDS encoding ATP-dependent DNA helicase gives MTNRVMVSVRQLVEYVHRSGSIDAKFRTVTTMTEGTKAHQRVQKLYNAGDQKEVSLQIKLSYEGLLFTIDGRCDGILFEEDTLVIDEIKSTNRQLELLEENEYPVHWAQAKCYAYIYASQNQQQQMTVQLRYVNLEEDEQRCFRQVWSIEDLEDFMLEMVAGFAPFAVLMKDHLTDRNESIQALPFPFKSYRAGQRQLAGSVYKTIQEGRNLFANAPTGIGKTMSTAFPAVKAIGEGHIERFFYLTAKTITRTAAEDAFSLMQSNGLQLKTVTLTAKEKICFKEKAICQKEYCEFANGYYDRLNEAMIDLLVNNHFIDRKTIEDYARKHTICPFEFSLDVAYQADAIICDYNYIFDPRVSLKRYFEEQKKKAAILIDEAHNLVDRARDMYSASLKQTSFYSLEKLYKYKDETLYQVSRGINDYFLNMRKKVDSSGLVERDMPEDLVEKLEKFVETAESELLKEGQSDTKEELLDAYFAAQTFIRMSKLYDERYVTLSEIVNGDLHIRLFCTDPSFQLQQVSKGFRSKVFFSATLLPFQYYLDMLGKEDEDYSLALSSPFPKENVQVVIHPLSTRYKDRERTRKKITELLKETINKRPGNYLVFAPSYQYMDDLYDNFNRIKGKIETLLQDPNMAEEEREAFLNHFQPRVEGSFVGFSVLGGMFSEGIDLKGDRLNGVFVIGVGLPQIGLERDVIKTHFDKMGKNGFDYAYVFPGINKVLQAGGRLIRSETDTGQITLVDDRFLTTNYQRLLPPDWR, from the coding sequence ATGACCAATCGTGTAATGGTTTCAGTTCGGCAATTAGTGGAATATGTGCATCGAAGCGGCAGTATTGACGCCAAGTTTCGCACGGTGACAACCATGACAGAGGGAACCAAAGCCCATCAAAGGGTGCAAAAGCTTTATAACGCCGGGGATCAAAAAGAGGTCTCTTTGCAAATCAAGCTTTCCTATGAAGGATTGCTGTTTACAATTGATGGCCGATGTGACGGTATTCTTTTTGAAGAAGACACCCTTGTCATAGACGAAATCAAATCGACAAACAGGCAGCTAGAACTTCTGGAGGAAAATGAATACCCTGTTCACTGGGCACAAGCCAAATGCTATGCCTATATTTATGCAAGCCAAAATCAGCAGCAGCAGATGACCGTTCAGCTTCGTTACGTTAATTTAGAGGAAGACGAGCAGCGCTGCTTTCGTCAGGTCTGGTCCATTGAGGATTTGGAGGATTTTATGCTTGAAATGGTCGCAGGCTTTGCCCCATTTGCAGTCCTGATGAAGGATCATTTAACCGATCGGAACGAAAGCATTCAAGCCCTCCCTTTTCCTTTTAAAAGCTATCGTGCTGGACAACGCCAATTAGCCGGCAGTGTTTATAAAACCATTCAAGAAGGGCGAAATCTCTTTGCTAATGCTCCTACGGGAATTGGGAAAACGATGTCGACGGCCTTCCCTGCTGTAAAAGCCATTGGAGAAGGTCATATTGAGCGTTTCTTTTATTTAACAGCCAAAACGATCACTCGAACAGCCGCCGAGGATGCCTTTTCCCTAATGCAGTCTAACGGACTCCAATTAAAAACGGTCACATTAACCGCCAAGGAAAAAATCTGCTTTAAAGAAAAAGCGATCTGCCAAAAGGAATATTGCGAGTTTGCCAATGGGTATTATGACCGTTTAAATGAAGCCATGATCGATTTATTAGTAAATAATCACTTCATTGATCGAAAAACCATTGAAGACTACGCGCGAAAACATACGATCTGTCCATTTGAATTTTCACTGGATGTCGCCTATCAAGCTGATGCTATTATCTGTGACTACAATTATATTTTTGACCCGCGTGTCTCTCTTAAGCGCTATTTCGAGGAGCAGAAAAAGAAAGCCGCGATTTTGATTGATGAAGCGCACAATCTCGTTGACCGAGCGAGAGACATGTATTCTGCGTCACTCAAACAAACAAGTTTTTACTCCTTGGAAAAGCTTTATAAATATAAAGATGAAACACTTTATCAGGTGAGCCGCGGTATTAACGATTATTTTTTAAACATGCGTAAAAAAGTGGACTCAAGTGGGCTAGTTGAGCGGGACATGCCTGAGGATCTGGTGGAGAAGTTAGAAAAATTCGTAGAAACGGCTGAGTCTGAACTGCTAAAAGAAGGGCAAAGTGATACTAAAGAAGAGCTTCTCGATGCCTATTTTGCCGCTCAAACATTTATTCGAATGTCCAAGCTTTATGATGAGCGATATGTCACATTATCCGAGATCGTAAACGGGGATCTCCACATTCGTTTGTTCTGCACGGACCCCTCCTTTCAATTGCAGCAAGTGAGTAAGGGATTTCGTTCAAAGGTATTCTTCTCCGCTACGCTCTTACCCTTTCAATATTATTTAGACATGTTGGGAAAGGAAGATGAAGACTATAGCCTTGCCCTTTCTTCCCCTTTTCCAAAAGAGAATGTTCAGGTCGTGATTCACCCCCTATCCACTCGTTATAAGGATCGCGAGCGGACTAGAAAGAAAATTACCGAACTCTTAAAAGAGACCATCAATAAGCGGCCTGGCAATTACTTGGTCTTTGCTCCGTCCTATCAATACATGGACGATCTGTATGATAATTTCAATCGGATAAAGGGAAAGATTGAGACCCTCTTACAAGATCCTAATATGGCTGAAGAGGAGCGCGAAGCATTTTTAAACCATTTCCAACCTAGAGTAGAAGGCTCTTTTGTAGGTTTCTCAGTTCTTGGGGGAATGTTCTCAGAAGGAATTGACTTGAAGGGAGACCGTTTGAACGGGGTTTTTGTAATAGGCGTTGGTCTCCCGCAAATTGGCCTCGAACGTGATGTGATCAAAACCCACTTTGATAAAATGGGGAAAAACGGATTTGACTATGCCTATGTCTTTCCCGGAATTAACAAAGTGCTTCAAGCAGGCGGACGATTGATTCGCTCAGAAACGGACACTGGGCAAATTACTTTGGTTGATGACCGCTTTCTCACAACCAACTATCAAAGACTCTTACCGCCGGATTGGCGATGA
- a CDS encoding cytoplasmic protein, which produces MTDLNDISINGSGSSGGGTFDKVTIRGEGSITSDVVAQTFKSYGTSRVSGTLKADTCSIYGESQVTGSVNAADMKLTGTLTINEEAAVQKAKVRGTVETGKDFKGEDADVRGAITVRGDVEYETFLLKGSLEVDGMLNAGHIDIQLKYNQSKVQEIGGETILIRRKTSIPFVNNEGELSAEVIEGDLINLEYTRAPIVRGKRVTIGKGCEIGVVEYTESLNKSGNPIIKEEKKI; this is translated from the coding sequence ATGACTGATTTAAATGACATCTCAATAAATGGAAGCGGGAGTTCAGGTGGCGGAACTTTCGATAAAGTAACCATTCGCGGTGAGGGGTCCATAACAAGTGATGTAGTAGCGCAAACCTTCAAAAGTTACGGCACGAGCCGTGTTTCAGGCACTCTAAAGGCGGATACTTGCTCAATATATGGTGAATCACAGGTAACCGGCAGCGTTAATGCAGCAGATATGAAGCTAACGGGGACTCTGACAATCAATGAGGAAGCAGCCGTTCAAAAGGCCAAAGTACGCGGAACTGTAGAAACAGGCAAAGATTTCAAAGGGGAAGATGCGGATGTGAGAGGTGCCATTACCGTAAGAGGCGATGTTGAGTATGAAACCTTTTTACTAAAAGGCAGCTTGGAGGTCGACGGCATGCTGAACGCCGGCCACATCGACATCCAGTTAAAATATAATCAAAGCAAGGTTCAAGAAATCGGCGGAGAAACCATCCTGATCAGACGAAAAACCTCCATCCCCTTTGTCAACAACGAAGGCGAGTTATCCGCTGAAGTTATTGAAGGCGACTTGATCAATCTTGAATACACTCGCGCACCCATCGTCCGCGGAAAACGGGTGACAATTGGTAAGGGCTGTGAAATTGGCGTTGTCGAATACACCGAGTCTCTTAATAAAAGCGGAAACCCAATTATTAAAGAAGAGAAAAAAATCTAG
- a CDS encoding polymer-forming cytoskeletal protein, with protein sequence MEILSKEDLTINGVGSSAGGSFRHVELNGSGKVVGDVACQTFESNGKGTVTGNLHTEKMAMSGAGTINGCLQSTDSAQIDGKGLIEKDVMMNRMTINGYATMNGSVKGNELTINGKVSIHGDCEVEQFKTDGAFTIDGLLNADQIIVKAHGNCKAKEIGGQDIHIRAQTRGLLKFLTPFLSGQLETDLIEGNTIKLEGTHAKVVRGEHIIIGPNCDIGLVEYTGTLQNSKGSNVKEARKL encoded by the coding sequence ATGGAAATTCTATCGAAGGAAGATTTAACAATTAATGGTGTGGGGTCATCTGCTGGAGGTTCCTTTCGACATGTCGAGCTAAACGGTTCCGGCAAAGTGGTCGGAGATGTAGCCTGTCAAACCTTTGAGAGTAATGGAAAAGGAACGGTAACTGGCAATCTTCACACAGAAAAAATGGCGATGAGCGGTGCCGGAACTATTAATGGCTGTCTCCAATCAACAGACTCCGCGCAAATAGATGGAAAAGGGCTCATTGAAAAAGACGTCATGATGAACCGCATGACCATTAACGGATATGCCACAATGAATGGATCGGTCAAAGGCAATGAGCTAACTATAAATGGAAAAGTCTCGATTCATGGAGATTGTGAGGTAGAGCAGTTTAAAACAGATGGGGCCTTTACCATCGATGGCCTGCTTAATGCTGATCAAATCATCGTTAAAGCCCATGGGAACTGCAAAGCTAAAGAAATCGGCGGACAAGATATTCATATTCGGGCTCAAACAAGGGGACTCTTAAAATTCTTAACCCCCTTTCTTTCCGGTCAACTAGAAACAGATTTAATCGAAGGAAACACTATTAAGCTTGAAGGCACTCATGCCAAAGTTGTCCGCGGAGAACATATCATCATCGGTCCTAATTGTGACATTGGTTTAGTTGAATATACAGGCACTCTTCAGAACTCAAAAGGTTCAAATGTAAAAGAAGCGAGAAAACTTTAG
- a CDS encoding YhbD family protein, translated as MTQDLISKKDLLEATGISYGQLYRWKRKNLIPEDWFIRKSTFTGQETFFPKDKILERIEKIQTLKDDLSLDDLASMFSPNIKELNLGSDDLLKRGIASQAVLSFFLENAKDLNPEKPFSVDQTLYLYILESMLESGNIQLDEGRLVLDVLEQHYPAVKQKDGVLLFLRKLGVSICLLVSSADDLFFDKGTKVVMQLSLLKMMEELKAKLM; from the coding sequence GTGACTCAAGATTTAATCTCAAAAAAGGACTTGCTCGAGGCAACTGGCATTTCTTACGGGCAATTGTATCGCTGGAAGCGGAAGAACTTAATCCCTGAGGATTGGTTTATCCGAAAATCAACTTTTACCGGCCAGGAAACCTTCTTCCCAAAAGATAAAATACTAGAGCGCATTGAAAAAATACAGACACTTAAGGATGATCTGTCACTCGATGATCTTGCCTCCATGTTCTCTCCAAATATAAAAGAACTTAACCTTGGGAGCGATGATCTTTTAAAAAGGGGCATTGCTTCACAAGCGGTCCTCTCCTTTTTCCTTGAAAATGCCAAAGATCTTAACCCGGAAAAGCCCTTTAGTGTGGACCAAACGCTTTACCTCTATATTCTGGAAAGCATGCTTGAATCCGGAAATATCCAGCTAGATGAGGGAAGGTTGGTGCTTGACGTACTGGAGCAGCATTACCCTGCCGTCAAACAAAAGGATGGCGTGCTTCTTTTCTTAAGAAAGCTTGGTGTATCCATCTGTCTCCTTGTATCAAGTGCGGATGACCTCTTTTTTGACAAAGGAACAAAGGTTGTTATGCAGCTTTCACTATTAAAAATGATGGAAGAATTAAAAGCCAAATTGATGTGA
- a CDS encoding HD domain-containing phosphohydrolase, protein MEGFTYGRKGSFLDQVKYDFNEIRLLSRGGNVEVLTQTIEKDKLFYVYPSESDHVFEFYFIVSGKVLCELDDEKIELNAQDYFSSKGIKAPVYFKALTEVTLLWVITEPTFIHMSEDISSFMELVKQVEKKDPYTELHSDRVANYAVKVARKMRLNPKQVDNLILASYLHDIGKMNVPEEILNKPSSLTLEEFDLIKKHPREGAQMLKGTYDNLVPIIDQHHERLNGTGYPDGLKGDAICLEARIIAVCDTFDAMTEDRAYRKAFSAQYAMNELKRLSGIHYDAAVVDAFELVLKEEGKI, encoded by the coding sequence ATGGAAGGCTTTACGTATGGTAGAAAGGGTTCTTTTTTAGATCAAGTAAAATATGATTTCAATGAGATTCGATTATTGTCACGAGGTGGAAATGTCGAGGTTCTTACACAAACAATTGAAAAAGACAAGCTTTTTTATGTTTATCCATCTGAAAGTGACCATGTGTTCGAATTTTATTTTATTGTCTCAGGAAAGGTGCTCTGTGAATTAGATGATGAAAAAATTGAACTCAATGCACAGGATTATTTTTCCTCAAAAGGCATAAAAGCTCCCGTCTATTTTAAGGCCTTAACTGAAGTGACCCTTCTATGGGTGATTACAGAACCTACATTTATCCATATGAGTGAGGATATTTCATCTTTTATGGAGCTTGTTAAACAAGTTGAGAAAAAAGATCCATATACAGAATTGCACAGTGATCGTGTTGCCAATTATGCGGTTAAGGTAGCACGAAAAATGCGACTCAACCCAAAACAGGTTGATAATCTCATTTTGGCTTCTTATCTCCATGATATTGGCAAAATGAATGTCCCTGAAGAGATACTGAATAAGCCTTCTTCTCTAACCCTTGAGGAGTTTGATTTGATTAAGAAACATCCAAGGGAAGGCGCACAAATGTTAAAAGGGACTTATGATAATCTAGTACCTATTATTGATCAGCATCATGAACGCCTTAATGGAACGGGATATCCAGATGGCCTTAAAGGTGATGCCATTTGTCTTGAGGCTCGCATCATTGCAGTCTGTGATACGTTTGATGCCATGACCGAGGACCGTGCCTATCGAAAGGCCTTCTCAGCCCAATATGCCATGAATGAGTTGAAACGATTGTCTGGCATTCATTATGACGCGGCTGTAGTTGACGCTTTTGAATTGGTATTAAAGGAAGAAGGAAAAATCTAA
- the serC gene encoding 3-phosphoserine/phosphohydroxythreonine transaminase yields the protein MKRVYNFSAGPSMLPLPVLEKAQKEFLNYADSGMSVLEMSHRSGLFTDIISQAEHLLRELMKIPDSYKVLFMQGGASQQFAMVPLNLLVNNKKADFVNTGSWSKKAISEAKKYGEARVIASSEEEGFTFIPQVDMSLIHSDADYVHITTNNTIEGTAYSEIPDTGGIPLVADMSSNILSEVVDVSKFGLIYAGAQKNIGPAGLTVVIVREDLIGRAQETCPTMLDYKTFSTTNSLYNTPPTFSIYMAKLVFEWLQKLGGLPEIERQNREKADLLYTFLEESELFSSPVRPDSRSIMNIPFIIPGRELDALFVKEAKAAGLETLKGHRSVGGMRASLYNAMPIEGVRALVEFMKEFEVRHR from the coding sequence ATGAAACGTGTTTACAATTTTTCAGCTGGTCCATCAATGCTTCCTTTGCCTGTGTTAGAAAAAGCCCAAAAGGAATTTTTGAACTATGCAGATTCTGGCATGTCAGTACTTGAAATGAGTCATCGATCGGGTCTTTTCACCGACATTATCTCTCAGGCAGAACATCTTCTAAGAGAGCTCATGAAGATACCGGATTCCTACAAAGTCCTGTTTATGCAGGGGGGAGCCTCACAACAATTTGCCATGGTCCCTCTCAATCTTCTAGTAAATAACAAAAAAGCAGATTTTGTGAATACAGGATCCTGGTCAAAAAAGGCGATAAGTGAAGCGAAAAAGTATGGAGAGGCCCGCGTTATTGCTTCTTCTGAAGAAGAGGGATTTACCTTTATCCCACAGGTTGACATGAGTTTGATTCATTCAGATGCGGATTATGTTCATATTACAACGAACAATACAATTGAAGGAACTGCCTATTCAGAAATACCGGATACAGGTGGGATTCCACTCGTAGCCGATATGTCATCAAACATTTTATCTGAGGTCGTTGATGTGTCCAAGTTTGGGCTGATTTATGCAGGGGCACAGAAGAATATTGGTCCAGCTGGTTTGACTGTGGTCATCGTTCGAGAAGATCTTATCGGCCGAGCTCAAGAGACCTGCCCAACGATGCTTGATTATAAAACTTTCAGTACAACGAATTCCCTTTATAATACACCGCCAACATTCTCGATTTACATGGCAAAGCTTGTCTTTGAATGGCTTCAAAAATTAGGTGGTCTCCCGGAAATAGAACGCCAAAACCGTGAAAAGGCGGATCTTCTTTATACATTCCTTGAGGAGTCTGAGCTCTTTTCTTCACCGGTCCGACCTGATAGCCGTTCTATTATGAACATTCCTTTTATCATTCCAGGTCGAGAGCTGGATGCACTCTTTGTTAAAGAGGCTAAGGCAGCAGGACTTGAAACTTTGAAAGGTCATCGGTCTGTCGGCGGAATGCGCGCTAGCCTTTATAATGCCATGCCTATTGAAGGGGTAAGAGCGCTAGTTGAGTTCATGAAAGAGTTTGAGGTCCGACATCGTTAA
- a CDS encoding sporulation histidine kinase inhibitor Sda translates to MEHLSNEFLIEVYYKSILYELNPDFIQLLKKEIIKRDIPLEPSA, encoded by the coding sequence ATGGAACATCTTTCAAACGAATTCCTTATCGAAGTCTATTACAAGTCAATCCTATATGAACTTAACCCGGATTTTATCCAACTGCTCAAAAAGGAAATCATTAAGCGTGACATCCCACTCGAACCCTCAGCCTGA
- a CDS encoding GNAT family N-acetyltransferase — protein MITIKPLKELTFTEALDTWNKGFEGYLYNQKMALDYFIQRFGTEELSPELSLVAFQDHQPIGILLNGQRTINGLKVAWNGGTGVALEHRHQGVGKALMDAAIALYKEHNIEIATLEAASSNIKAINLYKQYGYSVMDTLVFLENKEALSKDILGQPTRSYNAQNRLAIEASRISIINDDVPWQTQWQSLRKDGELLIISDSSGEAGYFLYKKQYNSEGQLSAIALFSAGIAPSRSDAYEIALFGLKELFQPLDLAIRRFTFNFRSNNTEIVSILNELGFKSFTEQIYMKKILK, from the coding sequence ATGATTACCATAAAACCACTGAAGGAACTCACATTCACTGAGGCACTGGACACTTGGAACAAAGGCTTCGAAGGTTATCTCTATAATCAAAAAATGGCCCTTGATTATTTCATTCAACGGTTTGGCACCGAAGAGCTTTCACCAGAGTTGTCCCTTGTAGCTTTTCAGGATCATCAGCCTATTGGAATTCTATTAAATGGTCAGCGCACAATAAATGGACTAAAGGTCGCTTGGAATGGGGGAACAGGAGTTGCCTTAGAGCATCGCCATCAGGGGGTGGGCAAAGCCCTAATGGACGCAGCTATTGCTCTTTATAAAGAACACAATATTGAGATTGCCACCTTAGAAGCCGCTTCATCTAATATAAAGGCGATTAATCTATACAAACAATACGGCTATTCAGTCATGGATACTCTCGTTTTCCTTGAAAACAAGGAAGCCTTGTCTAAAGATATACTAGGGCAGCCCACCCGTTCTTACAACGCTCAGAATAGATTGGCTATTGAGGCTAGTAGAATATCCATCATTAATGATGACGTTCCTTGGCAAACTCAATGGCAATCCTTGCGAAAAGATGGAGAGCTGCTTATCATTTCTGATTCTAGTGGAGAGGCCGGCTACTTCCTGTATAAAAAACAATATAACTCTGAAGGCCAACTAAGTGCGATTGCCCTATTCTCTGCTGGGATAGCTCCTAGTCGTTCTGATGCCTACGAAATTGCCCTATTCGGTTTAAAAGAGCTGTTCCAGCCATTGGACTTGGCTATCCGTCGCTTCACCTTCAATTTCCGTTCTAATAATACGGAAATAGTGAGTATACTTAATGAACTGGGATTCAAGTCCTTTACTGAGCAAATTTATATGAAAAAAATCTTAAAATAA
- a CDS encoding TetR/AcrR family transcriptional regulator — MSPKVSDEYKEQKKKALLDSAMTCFAEKGYHAATVDDIVTHSGMSKGAVYNYFKSKEEIYLTLLEKATEADLVTLKKSMAEAKSASEKMKQLFQLKKGMPYKSEPTRKWAAVQLEFWINASRYPELKEKMLERLQMYRTLLIDIIREGQDNGEFRRNINAEHFSEMFFAFEDGVFINLLIEEDDYPFKEVLELYEQLALSKLLTKE, encoded by the coding sequence ATGTCCCCGAAAGTGTCGGATGAATATAAAGAACAGAAAAAGAAGGCATTATTGGATAGCGCTATGACTTGTTTTGCTGAAAAAGGTTATCATGCCGCTACAGTAGATGACATTGTCACTCATAGCGGGATGAGTAAAGGGGCTGTCTATAATTATTTCAAAAGCAAAGAAGAGATCTATTTAACCTTGCTTGAAAAAGCAACTGAGGCCGATTTAGTGACCCTTAAGAAGAGCATGGCTGAAGCAAAGAGTGCTTCCGAAAAAATGAAGCAACTCTTTCAGCTTAAGAAAGGCATGCCCTATAAAAGCGAACCGACAAGAAAATGGGCAGCCGTACAACTTGAATTCTGGATAAATGCTTCCCGCTACCCTGAATTAAAGGAAAAAATGCTTGAACGCTTACAGATGTACCGTACCCTTCTAATTGATATTATTAGAGAAGGACAAGATAACGGGGAATTTCGCAGGAACATTAATGCAGAGCATTTTTCTGAAATGTTTTTCGCCTTTGAAGATGGCGTTTTTATTAACCTTCTTATCGAAGAAGATGACTATCCTTTTAAAGAAGTCTTAGAACTCTATGAACAATTAGCGTTATCCAAACTTCTAACTAAAGAATAA
- a CDS encoding GNAT family N-acetyltransferase, producing the protein MSRLIKKIPLEDIPRLVELLNGAYPGIASYDEKSISVTVDQFQSMQESDPSLNFYGYYNDQELIGAMRLHHFVMNLYGKRHPVGGVGFVGVDLLHKKEKVAKELLTSFINHFNQKQCPLTLLYPFRPDFYKKMGFGYGTKMSRYRIKPTAFHDYKNKSRLSFLKQVDQPLVKACYTRFFSEHHGMIEKSESEYKQLLSRPGHYVIGYEENGELLGYFSFSFKKAHETNTMINDLQVEELIYNHPDALKAFSTFFHSQADQVNRVVIHTQDEDFHFFLNDPRNDTDEVIPHVYHEAHTSGVGLMYRVTNIPLLLNQLSYRRFGHVTCRLKLTIQDRFYPENETNTYVQVIDGFIKKAALGEGPFDVALSLNVSDFSSLIMGSVPFHHLFRYGLINVSDSSYLPILNEMFFVQDKPICRTGF; encoded by the coding sequence GTGAGCCGTCTTATTAAAAAAATTCCACTAGAGGATATACCGCGTTTAGTCGAATTATTAAATGGAGCTTATCCAGGGATAGCTTCTTATGATGAGAAAAGTATTTCTGTAACAGTTGACCAATTCCAATCCATGCAGGAAAGCGACCCTTCTCTCAACTTCTATGGCTACTATAACGATCAAGAATTAATTGGAGCGATGAGATTGCATCATTTTGTCATGAACTTGTATGGTAAAAGGCACCCTGTTGGAGGTGTCGGGTTTGTTGGCGTTGACCTGCTTCACAAAAAAGAAAAAGTTGCTAAAGAGCTTCTAACCTCTTTTATCAACCATTTTAATCAGAAGCAGTGCCCCCTCACCCTGTTATACCCATTTCGCCCTGACTTCTATAAAAAGATGGGATTTGGTTATGGTACGAAAATGTCTCGCTATCGAATAAAGCCCACCGCTTTTCATGATTATAAAAATAAGAGTCGCCTCTCCTTTTTAAAACAAGTTGACCAGCCATTGGTCAAAGCTTGTTATACAAGATTTTTTAGTGAGCATCATGGTATGATTGAAAAAAGTGAAAGTGAGTATAAACAATTATTATCCCGCCCTGGTCACTATGTGATTGGCTATGAAGAAAATGGAGAATTGCTCGGTTATTTCTCCTTTTCATTTAAAAAAGCTCATGAAACTAATACTATGATCAATGATTTACAAGTTGAGGAACTCATTTATAACCATCCGGATGCCCTTAAGGCCTTTTCAACCTTCTTTCATTCCCAAGCAGACCAAGTCAATCGAGTAGTGATCCATACACAAGATGAGGATTTTCACTTTTTCTTAAATGACCCTAGGAATGATACGGATGAAGTTATTCCACATGTTTATCATGAAGCACATACCTCTGGGGTTGGTCTTATGTATCGGGTTACAAACATCCCTTTATTATTGAACCAGCTGTCCTATCGCCGCTTTGGACATGTGACCTGCCGATTAAAACTGACGATCCAAGACCGTTTCTACCCAGAGAACGAGACCAATACCTATGTTCAAGTTATTGATGGATTCATCAAGAAGGCTGCTTTGGGAGAAGGGCCATTTGATGTCGCCCTTTCACTTAATGTCTCGGACTTCTCTTCCCTTATTATGGGAAGTGTCCCATTCCATCATTTGTTTCGTTATGGTCTTATTAATGTATCCGATTCTTCTTATTTGCCTATCCTTAACGAGATGTTTTTTGTCCAGGATAAGCCAATATGTCGAACTGGCTTTTAA